From a region of the Babesia bovis T2Bo chromosome 1, whole genome shotgun sequence genome:
- a CDS encoding transcription elongation factor SPT4, producing the protein MSQRDMFSSDHLDREDELIDDNEDYGGKFDFVPRRTRRGDSDHAIFKLRACLSCRLIMSEDQFFERGCANCPYLQMDGDRRRTLDCTTANFSGLLSIMDPQKSWAARYNSLVDVIPGCYAISVVGELPESVHDDIGR; encoded by the exons ATGAGCCAAAGGG ataTGTTTTCGTCCGATCACTTGGACAGAGAAGATGAATTAATAGATGACAATGAAGACTACGGTGGCAAATTCGATTTTGTGCCAAG ACGTACCCGCCGTGGTGATAGCGATCATGCTATTTTTAAATTACGTGCTTGTCTATCATGCCGTCTAATCATGAGTGAGGACCAG TTTTTTGAACGCGGCTGTGCAAACTGTCCATACCTACAGATGGATGGTGATAGGAGGAGGACACTAGACTGTACTACTGCTAATTTCAGTGGGTTACTATCAATTATGGATCCACAGAAATCTTGGGCTGCACGCTACAATAGCTTGG TTGATGTAATACCAGGATGCTATGCCATATCTGTGGTCGGGGAGTTACCAGAATCGGTACACGACGACATCGG
- a CDS encoding nucleoporin GLE1, translating into MYRESLGRRRGSSFNLYDQVLCINRALIISPATIHGNWNPLSIPAEVSTKVMWENDHGIEDRNLWLPNSNHLDTTLNQATKTISSVYVNLLNDALSEVTKLEKELADQKAAEEKAALLAKKQAEASTNDADLNNNTEKSISHSEANGTPLLAQSTFCFADGSNAMALKATSDISGNVSLSNSGSDLSLRDLDTARTDTNVSTTMDEQKPYCPNNAYTRQIDEYQREYENLKKDYDTYVKSTDPNIKKTRIDIARQINATVNKLANTQKQINHSYNTLVNLSNQYKNDPSALTYLTFRVIDTVLELCEPGCQMYLNPKAVWASAHLIRGLMSLHNGCRAIYWSHVKRDCPYALPRLYESSSEKELEELHKCNMGNVNSYLKKQTAIVRFHLALLVVTEDSRGIWSWFSGFLNACTRSVFRIPLSGIISTALSTAAYQGFRTYREQFRKLLFLCEDMFNKGCFMASNCEAAEMYHTHMSHFFKEFRKTGIIEMPDGFEMKECEAELQRDW; encoded by the exons ATGTATAGAGAAAGCCTCGGGAGGAGGCGCGGTTCCTCCTTCAACCTGTATGACCAGGTCTTATGCATCAATCGCGCGCTGATTATATCTCCAGCAACGATACATGGCAACTGGAATCCTTTGTCTATTCCAGCAGAAGTCAGCACTAAAGTAATGTGGGAGAATGACCATGGTATCGAAGATCGCAATTTGTGGCTGCCAAACTCCAATCATTTGGATACAACCTTAAACCAAGCAACTAAAACGATTTCTTCTGTATACGTCAACCTTTTAAATGATGCATTATCTGAGGTTACTAAATTGGAAAAGGAACTTGCTGACCAAAAGGCGGCTGAAGAGAAAGCAGCATTGCTTGCTAAAAAGCAAGCTGAAGCATCAACCAATGATGCTGATCTAAATAATAACACAGagaaatcaatatcgcaCTCAGAAGCAAATGGGACGCCATTATTGGCACAATCAACATTTTGTTTTGCAGATGGTAGCAATGCGATGGCTCTTAAGGCAACATCGGATATATCGGGGAATGTCTCATTATCAAATAGCGGGTCAGACTTATCATTACGCGACCTAGATACTGCTAGAACTGATACCAATGTATCCACTACAATGGATGAACAGAAACCCTATTGCCCTAATAATGCTTATACACGGCAAATAGATGAATACCAAAGGGAGTATGAGAATTTGAAGAAGGACTATGATACTTACGTTAAGAGTACAGATCCAAATATAAAGAAAACACGGATCGATATCGCAAGACAGATTAATGCCACGGTGAATAAGCTGGCGAATACACAGAAGCAGATTAACCACTCGTATAATACATTGGTTAATCTGTCAAACCAATACAAGAATGATCCCAGTGCGCTTACATATTTGACTTTCAGGGTTATAGACACGGTATTGGAACTGTGTGAACCCGGATGCCAAATGTACCTCAATCCGAAGGCAGTTTGGGCCTCAGCCCATTTAATACGCGGTTTGATGTCATTGCACAACGGCTGCAGGGCAATATACTGGTCACATGTCAAGCGTGACTGTCCCTATGCATTGCCGAGGCTATATGAAAGCAGCAGTGAGAAGGAACTTGAGGAACTGCACAAGTGTAACATGGGGAATGTTAACTCCTATTTGAAAAAACAGACGGCTATAGTGAGGTTCCATTTAGCGTTATTAGTTGTAACCGAAGATTCTCGTGGAATTTGGTCATGGTTTTCTGGGTTCCTTAATGCATGTACTAGAAGCGTCTTTAGGATACCGTTATCTGGTATTATCAGTACTGCGCTGTCTACTGCAGCTTACCAAGGATTCCGGACGTACCGAGAGCAATTCAGGAAG CTGCTTTTTCTTTGTGAAGACATGTTTAACAAGGGTTGTTTCATGGCTTCAAACTGCGAAGCAGCAGAGATGTACCATACTCATATGTCGCACTTCTTCAAGGAGTTCAG AAAAACTGGGATAATTGAGATGCCGGATGGTTTTGAGATGAAGGAATGCGAGGCCGAGCTGCAACGTGATTGGTGA
- a CDS encoding phosphatidylinositol 3- and 4-kinase domain containing protein, producing the protein MKVEQLVSECHIASLKQDIIPPDPRIHCRVVSSNELTVSLGSLIFISKPKHLKVRGDFNGKGNVVLPPEGYKRVPPSQYLSISSDVLSAIGCDTEPTSPRDEYIPENDWDFENVTYNNNVILRCAINTDQRRVSDVIEIKLKHGDFIFQSCCLPDSPKPRTKHRNTYMGGSNRRPLSGVNFMRCKIYRRPKSVPCFALKRLVKYKVKSSNQSYQRNNERLSAVYKKLMKTIGIHRGDTIPEFMDSFVKKALKRECKHCKDGSKSYTRKIEIPIILHINTLLRFRLTPECIPNCVLILSAEIYVGGELFATSATEFITGTHKVQSDMMMFSEENKIVISPLNRCTPLSCCCKVKERKICSTHTLQIQNELKSLVYFIFKYNPFLTSAKMGKYRYLLYFYLQMLTYSRMNAMNTCREVEYIALMTVGIVDFTEPLEQEDDAILQFRMALSGNTEISDQYVGNQNSADAIDHWPICVNLIADQIFEQAEIRTAKLAVRRVSTIFMTSDDPVDSLKATQCHLPQMPIPTFEMPTDLDVDVNEDFFRYDEIICKTMVHNISVYSGIFITSKGRVFLPESRDVAFLKSMLSTPLYCVGVCPDRLDSLSVNTPLGSVSYRSINKLMWRYTHILVQFSDTLPTFLRFVDWRDQKETIYALEAIYRWKYPTLGTMLELLSKDFCPPRAPEAIRIYATERIFRKYGIDDLVRVFPQLINAYGSCYVMNRLISLGSKQRTTAIMLYWALETWLRDNDIGYKNQFLRELKNEEHGNDILEGIEAQKLFRDSLRALMKPLNGETISYRKKAEIIAKSFSRSHTADAFYGLDPYVGDDGSTLFNAQIPFFTDPRWEIESLIKDKCRVIKTSKCPLILKFGLLNLGTDTTREDGSISHNTPTEWRKYDTPMRMEKRVLFKYKDDLRLDQLCQQIAMLCRTLLEGHGVKSYIFTYKVVPTSHNDGFLDIVDETKALSDILNDYGSIGGYVFEDNPSAFEEFCRRLNFVGSLAAYSAITYILGVGDRHNDNLIISRSGHVIHVDYGYILGADPKPLPAAPFKLSKELLKFMGGYNSFLYNKFKMRFYLVYSVLRHHAKLIITMLYLLLDSKLHNVNLDNIIKMESKFFLSANSISTTRKYANNLVESSAIAVSSALAETWHSYAMSWR; encoded by the coding sequence ATGAAGGTTGAACAGCTAGTGTCGGAGTGTCACATAGCTTCTTTGAAGCAGGATATCATACCACCGGATCCTAGGATCCATTGTAGAGTCGTGTCTTCAAATGAGTTAACTGTGTCTTTAGGGTCACTGATATTCATAAGTAAACCTAAGCACCTTAAAGTAAGAGGTGATTTTAACGGAAAGGGTAATGTTGTTTTGCCGCCAGAAGGGTATAAGAGGGTACCTCCTTCGCAGTACCTGTCTATATCAAGCGATGTTCTTTCAGCCATAGGTTGTGATACAGAACCCACATCACCGCgtgatgaatatataccGGAGAATGATTGGGACTTTGAGAACGttacatataataacaatgtGATCCTTAGATGCGCGATAAACACTGATCAACGTCGAGTATCGGATGTTATAGAGATTAAACTTAAGCATGGTGACTTCATTTTCCAATCATGCTGTCTCCCAGATTCACCCAAGCCCAGAACTAAACATAGAAACACGTACATGGGAGGCTCCAATCGTAGACCGTTGAGCGGTGTTAATTTTATGCGTTGCAAAATATATCGTAGACCCAAGTCAGTTCCATGTTTCGCACTAAAGCGTCTTGTTAAGTATAAGGTAAAGTCGTCTAATCAATCATATCAAAGAAATAACGAACGTCTATCGGCTGTTTATAAAAAATTAATGAAAACTATAGGAATACATAGAGGTGATACGATTCCAGAATTTATGGACTCCTTCGTGAAAAAAGCGTTGAAAAGGGAATGCAAGCATTGTAAGGATGGGTCAAAGTCGTATACCAGGAAAATAGAGATTCctattatattacatatcaATACGTTATTGAGATTCAGATTAACACCGGAATGCATTCCTAATTGCGTTCTTATATTATCGGCAGAAATCTATGTTGGTGGTGAATTGTTTGCTACATCTGCGACTGAATTCATAACCGGAACACATAAAGTACAGAGTGATATGATGATGTTTAGTGAAGAAAATAAGATAGTCATATCACCGTTGAATAGGTGCACTCCACTCTCTTGTTGTTGTAAAGTAAAAGAACGTAAAATATGTTCGACGCATACACTACAAATCCAAAATGAACTTAAAAGCTTGGTTTATTTCATATTTAAATACAATCCATTCCTAACTTCGGCTAAAATGGGTAAATACAGGTATCTTCTATATTTCTACTTGCAGATGCTTACTTACTCCCGCATGAATGCTATGAATACATGTCGAGAGGTGGAGTATATTGCACTTATGACAGTGGGTATTGTTGATTTTACTGAACCATTGGAGCAGGAAGACGATGCTATACTACAATTTAGAATGGCATTATCTGGAAATACTGAAATTTCGGACCAATACGTAGGAAATCAGAATTCAGCCGACGCTATTGATCACTGGCCAATATGTGTCAACCTTATTGCCGATCAAATATTTGAGCAAGCTGAGATTAGGACGGCAAAACTTGCTGTAAGAAGGGTTTCTACAATATTTATGACATCGGATGATCCTGTAGATTCATTGAAAGCAACTCAATGTCACCTACCACAGATGCCCATACCTACCTTCGAAATGCCAACTGATCTTGATGTTGATGTAAATGAAGATTTTTTCCGGTATGATGAAATAATCTGCAAAACCATGGTCCATAATATTTCTGTATACAGCGGTATATTTATAACGTCCAAGGGCAGGGTGTTTTTACCGGAATCACGTGATGTAGCTTTTCTAAAATCTATGTTGTCTACACCACTCTACTGTGTAGGAGTATGCCCTGATAGGTTGGATTCCTTATCTGTTAATACACCACTGGGATCGGTAAGCTATCGTAGTATAAACAAACTTATGTGGAGATACACCCACATATTGGTGCAATTCAGTGATACTTTGCCGACATTCCTTCGTTTCGTAGATTGGCGCGATCAAAAAGAAACTATCTATGCTCTAGAAGCTATATATAGGTGGAAGTATCCTACATTGGGCACTATGTTGGAGCTTTTGTCAAAGGACTTCTGCCCACCAAGGGCACCCGAAGCTATACGAATATATGCTACTGAGAGGATATTCAGAAAATATGGCATCGATGATTTGGTTAGAGTATTCCCACAATTGATTAATGCATACGGATCATGTTATGTGATGAATCGGTTAATATCCTTGGGTTCCAAGCAACGTACAACTGCGATAATGTTATACTGGGCATTAGAGACTTGGCTACGTGATAATGATATAGGTTACAAAAATCAATTCTTAAGGGAGCTTAAAAATGAAGAACATGGAAACGATATTCTCGAAGGTATCGAAGCGCAAAAACTATTCCGAGATTCGTTGCGTGCTTTAATGAAGCCATTGAATGGTGAGACAATATCATATCGTAAAAAGGCTGAGATTATTGCAAAATCGTTTTCTAGAAGCCATACTGCTGACGCATTTTATGGATTGGATCCATACGTTGGTGATGATGGAAGCACTTTATTTAATGCacagataccatttttCACTGATCCTCGGTGGGAAATAGAATCTTTGATAAAAGATAAGTGTCGTGTCATTAAAACTAGCAAATGCCCTCTAATTTTGAAATTTGGATTACTTAATTTGGGAACGGATACCACAAGGGAAGATGGTAGTATTTCGCATAATACTCCTACCGAGTGGAGGAAATATGATACACCCATGAGGATGGAAAAGAGGGTGTTATTCAAATATAAAGATGACCTTCGGTTAGATCAATTGTGTCAGCAAATTGCAATGTTATGTCGTACCCTGCTTGAGGGACACGGTGTTAAATCATACATCTTTACGTATAAGGTCGTGCCTACAAGCCATAATGATGGGTTCCTGGATATTGTAGATGAAACTAAGGCGTTGTCAGATATACTGAATGATTACGGGAGCATTGGTGGATATGTATTTGAAGACAACCCTTCTGCATTCGAAGAGTTTTGCAGGCGTTTAAACTTTGTCGGTAGTTTGGCTGCTTACAGCgcaataacatatatacttgGTGTCGGAGATAGGCATAATGACAACTTAATCATATCCAGAAGTGGTCATGTAATACATGTGGATTATGGATACATTCTAGGTGCTGACCCTAAGCCGTTACCAGCGGCACCATTTAAGCTGTCCAAGGAGTTGCTGAAATTTATGGGAGGTTataattcatttttatataacaagTTTAAAATGCGTTTTTACCTTGTTTATTCAGTTCTGCGTCACCATGCTAAGCTTATAATTACGATGTTATACCTTTTGTTGGACTCTAAACTGCATAATGTGAACCTGGATAATATAATCAAGATGGAATCAAAATTCTTTTTAAGTGCAAATAGCATTTCGACAACACGCAAATACGCAAACAACTTGGTTGAGTCGTCTGCTATTGCAGTATCATCTGCGTTAGCCGAAACGTGGCATAGTTACGCAATGTCTTGGAGATAA
- a CDS encoding Thiolase N-terminal domain family protein: MANIIGFARTPFVPILGAFAQESSTSLGISAVKGAISKGIVNANAIDTLVLSQVITGGTGPSPSRQISKGAGLPNTTKCMQINHLCTSGLKSVTIATDGIALGKSQLTAVVGVESSSQSPYLLTKAREGGYGLGDGVLVDPLTSDGFSSPCMDPDTFLKHVKITNAELSQYVQEMFQQTAACYSDGIMQNEIIPVVVNRKNNHKYGGLWITPPQQKVSEDILPKLHNPKNLSGSIKTICTLADGAACLLLANDDFVNRLGISPYARILSYCEESVDGSQFPKALVGVIKKIIAEVNHRVDLYDIMDQYALLSVYASRNLDIDHSRINTNGSTIAIGHPMGATGIRQTISLVTALRARQLRYGCVAGTNLSGDAIAMLIEVC; encoded by the exons ATGGCAAACATAATTGGCTTTGCACGCACGCCATTCGTCCCTATTTTGGGTGCCTTTGCACAGGAATCTAGCACTTCACTAG GCATCAGTGCAGTCAAAGGTGCTATCAGTAAAGGAATCGTTAACGCAAATGCAATCGATACACTAGTGCTATCACAAGTTATTACCGGTGGGACTGGTCCTTCACCATCTAGGCAGATTTCAAAAGGAGCTG GCCTTCCAAACACAACAAAATGTATGCAAATAAACCACTTGTGCACTTCTGGGTTGAAAAGTGTTACAATTGCTACTGATGGAATCGCATTGGGCAAATCGCAACTCACGGCAGTGGTGGGTGTGGAAAGCTCGTCGCAGTCACCGTACCTATTAAC AAAAGCGAGAGAGGGTGGATATGGACTGGGTGATGGTGTCCTAGTAGACCCCCTAACCAGTGACGGGTTTTCCTCGCCTTGCATGGATCCTGATACATTCCTTAAACACGTTAAGATAACAAACGCGGAATTGTCACAATATGTTCAAGAGATGTTTCAACAAACAGCTGCATGTTACAGTGACGGTATAATGCAGAATGAGATAATTCCTGTCGTGGTGAATC GCAAGAATAATCACAAGTATGGCGGGTTATGGATAACTCCGCCACAGCAAAAAGTATCGGAAGATATACTACCCAAATTGCACAACCCCAAGAATCTTTCTGGTAGtataaaaacaatatgTACCTTGGCTGATGGTGCTGCATGTTTACTACTGGCAAATGACGATTTCGTGAATCGGCTGGGTATATCACCATACGCACGTATACTTAGTTACTGTGAAGAGAGTGTCGATGGGTCTCAGTTTCCAAAGGCACTGGTCGGCGTCATCAAGAAGATTATTGCCGAAGTGAATCACAGGGTCGACCTATATGACATAATGGATCAGTATGCTCTCTTGTCGGTATACGCATCTAGGAATCTGGATATAGATCATTCCCgtataaacacaaatgGCAGCACGATTGCAATCGGGCACCCAATGG GCGCCACTGGAATACGCCAGACAATATCTTTGGTAACTGCTTTACGAGCACGTCAACTACGCTACGGCTGCGTAGCTGGTACCAATCTGTCGGGTGATGCGATAGCCATGCTGATAGAGGTTTGCTAA
- a CDS encoding merozoite surface antigen-2b (MSA-2b), with product MIGKIFLLTACCCASLLSVSASEESQDTLSTTLHDEMKQVANYVKFLTNDENKESLEEKFKEVDMPSDCSRDALKALKDILVVLKEEIPFETSLFDNEVLRELEIQDQDQIFKSLLERVPLIKTMLTEFNAFLNDNPQRLLADKNGEVTKYYKKHISAKDANVKDYTFLVKFCNDYLDSESPFMKMYKAFNTYEELLKKMPSKTPSPTSSPQATPGAKPAAPNTSESAGGQPQQETPENRPSQAPSPQSPPQTEQSTSNLNGPSKSASFTFGGLTVATLCYFVLSAF from the coding sequence ATGATCGGGAAAATCTTCTTGTTAACAGCATGCTGCTGTGCATCCCTACTGTCTGTGTCTGCTTCTGAGGAATCACAGGACACCTTGTCGACCACACTTCATGATGAAATGAAGCAGGTGGCTAATTATGTTAAATTTTTAACTAATGATGAAAATAAAGAATCTTTAGAAGAAAAGTTCAAGGAAGTCGATATGCCTTCGGATTGTTCTCGTGATGCTCTTAAAGCTTTAAAAGACATTTTAGTTGTTCTTAAAGAAGAAATTCCATTTGAAACATCCTTATTTGATAACGAGGTACTTAGAGAATTAGAAATTCAGGACCAAGATCAGATTTTCAAATCTCTTCTTGAAAGAGTACCcttaataaaaacaatgctTACTGAATTTAATGCTTTCCTCAATGACAACCCTCAACGTTTGTTGGCGGATAAAAACGGAGAAGTGACTAAATATTACAAAAAGCATATATCCGCAAAGGATGCTAACGTAAAGGATTACACCTTTTTGGTCAAATTTTGCAATGATTATTTAGACAGTGAATCCCCATTCATGAAAATGTACAAGGCTTTCAATACATATGAAGAACTCTTGAAAAAGATGCCATCAAAAACGCCTTCCCCTACTTCGTCCCCGCAAGCAACTCCTGGAGCCAAACCAGCTGCACCGAACACATCTGAATCTGCAGGTGGACAACCCCAACAAGAAACCCCCGAAAACCGACCATCCCAGGCTCCATCTCCTCAAAGCCCACCTCAAACTGAGCAATCTACAAGTAACCTCAATGGCCCATCCAAGTCTGCATCATTCACCTTTGGCGGATTGACTGTGGCCACTCTCTGCTACTTCGTTCTCTCTGCATTTTAA